The following are encoded in a window of Sulfitobacter sp. S190 genomic DNA:
- the aroC gene encoding chorismate synthase has translation MSINSFGHLFRVTTWGESHGPALGATVDGCPPGVTIDEAMIQHWLDKRKPGQNKYTTQRREPDQVRILSGTFEGVTTGTPVQLMIENTDQRSKDYGDIIDKFRPGHADITYYQKYGVRDYRGGGRSSARETASRVAAGGLAREAIKQIAPGVDITGYMVQMGPHKIDRDAFDWDQIDQNPFWVPDAQAAGDWADYLDGLRKSGSSVGAIIEVTARGVPAGIGAPVYGKLDTDLAAAMMSINAVKGVEIGEGMSAAMLTGELNADEIRMGPDGPEYSSNHAGGILGGISTGQDIVLRFAVKPTSSILTTRKTITKSGENTEIITKGRHDPCVGIRAVPVGEAMMACVILDHLLLHRGQIGSNRGHIG, from the coding sequence ATGTCGATCAACAGCTTTGGCCATCTCTTTCGTGTGACCACCTGGGGCGAAAGCCACGGACCGGCTCTGGGTGCCACCGTCGACGGTTGCCCCCCCGGCGTGACAATCGACGAAGCGATGATCCAGCACTGGCTGGACAAGCGCAAACCCGGCCAGAACAAATACACCACGCAGCGGCGCGAACCCGATCAGGTCCGCATCCTGTCAGGCACTTTCGAAGGGGTGACCACCGGCACACCCGTCCAGCTGATGATCGAAAACACCGACCAGCGCTCCAAGGACTACGGCGATATCATCGACAAATTCCGCCCCGGTCACGCCGACATCACCTACTACCAGAAATACGGCGTGCGCGATTACCGCGGCGGCGGGCGGTCCTCGGCGCGCGAAACCGCGTCGCGTGTGGCAGCGGGCGGTCTGGCCCGCGAAGCGATCAAGCAGATCGCACCCGGCGTCGATATCACCGGCTACATGGTGCAGATGGGCCCGCATAAGATCGACCGCGATGCGTTCGACTGGGACCAGATCGATCAAAACCCGTTCTGGGTGCCCGACGCGCAAGCGGCGGGCGATTGGGCCGACTATCTCGATGGTCTGCGCAAATCGGGCTCCTCGGTCGGTGCCATCATCGAAGTGACCGCACGCGGCGTACCCGCGGGCATCGGCGCCCCGGTCTACGGCAAGCTCGACACCGATCTGGCCGCCGCCATGATGAGCATCAACGCCGTCAAGGGCGTCGAAATCGGCGAGGGCATGTCCGCCGCGATGCTGACGGGCGAGCTGAACGCCGATGAAATCCGCATGGGTCCCGACGGGCCGGAATATTCCTCCAACCACGCGGGCGGCATCCTCGGCGGGATCAGCACCGGACAGGACATCGTGCTGCGCTTCGCCGTCAAACCGACCTCGTCGATCCTGACGACCCGCAAGACGATCACCAAATCGGGCGAAAACACCGAAATCATCACGAAAGGGCGCCACGACCCCTGCGTCGGCATCCGTGCCGTACCCGTCGGCGAGGCAATGATGGCGTGCGTGATCCTTGACCACCTGCTGCTGCACCGCGGACAGATCGGATCGAACCGCGGCCATATCGGCTAG
- a CDS encoding thiamine/thiamine pyrophosphate ABC transporter permease ThiP, which translates to MAQRADAVTRRAGIIAAGLTVAVVLAACVGIATRAEPTAGLRAGDWSAIRFTVVQALLSAAFSVVLAVPLARALARRRFFGRDLLVIFLGVPFILPVIVAVIGLLAVFGRNGWLNHVLGLLGLPELSVYGLHGVVLAHVFFNLPLATRLLLQAWQAIPAERFRLVAQLGLSPRAVNRALEWPLLRQVLPGAFALIFVICLTSFAVALTLGGGPRSTTIELAIYQTFRYDFDLSRAALLSVVQLALAGGAALLALWIIPQIAVGGGLDRVARRWDARGGMQRIGDFGMILLGAGFLLMPLGAVVWRGLWGMGDLPASVWQASANSLFVAGLSVLLLLALALPMAGWIAMQKRGGIEAIGLLGLSASPLMIGTGWFILLNPVVDPVALALPVTALVNALMALPFALRILVPRMRDTAQQFGRLNAALGVRGWPLWRWVLVPRAAAQIGFAAGLTGALSMGDLGVIALFADPERATLPLEMYRLMGAYRMEAAAAAALLLLGLSLAIFWICDRGGRAYADV; encoded by the coding sequence ATGGCGCAGCGCGCTGACGCAGTAACGCGCCGCGCCGGTATCATCGCGGCGGGATTGACCGTCGCGGTGGTGCTGGCCGCCTGTGTTGGCATCGCCACGCGGGCAGAACCGACAGCGGGCCTGCGGGCGGGCGATTGGTCGGCGATAAGGTTCACCGTTGTCCAAGCGCTGTTGTCGGCGGCGTTTTCGGTGGTGCTGGCCGTTCCGCTGGCCCGTGCGCTGGCCCGGCGGCGGTTTTTTGGGCGCGATCTGCTGGTGATCTTTCTGGGTGTGCCGTTCATCCTGCCCGTGATCGTGGCGGTGATCGGATTGCTGGCGGTGTTCGGGCGCAACGGGTGGCTCAACCATGTGCTGGGCCTGTTGGGTTTGCCGGAGCTGTCGGTTTACGGGCTGCACGGGGTGGTGCTGGCGCATGTGTTTTTCAATCTGCCACTGGCGACCCGCCTTTTGTTGCAGGCCTGGCAAGCCATTCCGGCGGAGCGGTTCCGGCTGGTCGCGCAATTGGGTCTGAGCCCGCGTGCCGTCAACCGCGCGCTGGAATGGCCACTGCTGCGGCAGGTATTGCCGGGCGCGTTTGCGCTGATCTTCGTCATCTGCCTGACAAGTTTCGCCGTGGCGCTGACCTTGGGCGGGGGGCCACGCTCGACGACCATCGAATTGGCGATCTACCAGACCTTCCGCTACGATTTTGACCTGAGCCGCGCCGCACTGTTGTCGGTGGTGCAGCTGGCATTGGCCGGGGGCGCTGCCCTGCTGGCGCTGTGGATCATTCCGCAGATTGCGGTGGGCGGCGGTCTGGACCGTGTGGCGCGGCGCTGGGACGCGCGCGGCGGGATGCAGCGGATCGGGGATTTTGGCATGATCTTGCTGGGGGCCGGGTTCTTGTTGATGCCGCTGGGGGCCGTTGTCTGGCGCGGGCTGTGGGGCATGGGCGATCTGCCCGCGAGCGTTTGGCAGGCGTCGGCCAATTCTCTTTTCGTGGCGGGATTGAGCGTGCTGCTGTTGCTGGCCTTGGCGTTGCCGATGGCGGGGTGGATCGCGATGCAGAAACGCGGCGGGATCGAAGCGATCGGGCTTTTGGGGTTGTCGGCGTCGCCGCTGATGATCGGAACGGGTTGGTTTATCCTGCTCAATCCCGTGGTTGATCCGGTGGCGCTGGCGCTGCCGGTGACGGCGTTGGTCAACGCGTTGATGGCGTTGCCGTTCGCGTTGCGTATTCTGGTGCCGCGCATGCGCGATACGGCGCAGCAATTCGGTCGGCTGAACGCGGCTTTGGGGGTGCGGGGTTGGCCGCTTTGGCGCTGGGTTCTGGTGCCGCGGGCGGCGGCGCAGATCGGCTTTGCCGCGGGGCTGACCGGCGCGCTGTCGATGGGGGATTTGGGCGTGATTGCGCTTTTCGCCGATCCCGAACGCGCGACCCTCCCGCTTGAGATGTACCGCCTGATGGGGGCCTACCGGATGGAGGCGGCCGCGGCGGCGGCCCTGCTGCTGCTTGGGTTGAGCCTCGCAATATTCTGGATTTGTGACAGGGGAGGACGGGCCTATGCTGACGTTTGA
- a CDS encoding TetR/AcrR family transcriptional regulator, producing the protein MARPREFEEADAIAKATQVFWTHGYQDASLPDLLEGMGLTRGSLYKAFKDKKNLFLVVLDHYERAAVDNAVRILSNPDEPDGAARILTLFGGIYRAVSEGEQRGCLLCTAASGSEMADPEIAAAVHQGLAKMQAGFEVALAASPQHADLSDSARLQLANVLVTQYVGLRMLARSRLPLGILENAVRGIAGILGRPEA; encoded by the coding sequence ATGGCCCGTCCGAGAGAGTTTGAAGAAGCCGATGCAATCGCGAAAGCCACGCAGGTTTTCTGGACCCATGGCTATCAGGATGCATCGTTGCCCGACCTGCTGGAAGGCATGGGGCTGACCCGCGGCAGCCTCTACAAGGCGTTCAAGGATAAGAAGAACCTGTTTCTGGTCGTGCTAGATCATTATGAACGCGCCGCCGTGGACAATGCGGTGCGCATTCTGAGCAATCCGGATGAGCCCGATGGTGCCGCGCGTATCCTGACGCTGTTTGGCGGTATCTACCGCGCGGTGAGCGAGGGCGAGCAGCGCGGCTGTTTGTTGTGTACGGCGGCCAGCGGGTCGGAAATGGCTGATCCGGAGATTGCCGCCGCCGTGCATCAGGGGCTGGCCAAGATGCAGGCCGGTTTCGAGGTGGCGCTGGCCGCGTCGCCACAGCATGCCGACCTGTCCGACAGCGCGCGGTTGCAGCTCGCCAATGTGTTGGTCACGCAATACGTGGGTCTGCGGATGCTGGCGCGGTCGCGGTTGCCGTTGGGCATTCTTGAAAACGCCGTGCGCGGAATTGCGGGGATATTGGGCCGCCCCGAAGCCTAG
- a CDS encoding thiamine ABC transporter substrate binding subunit: MRHLALAATTTLIATAAVADTPVLTVYAGDYFTSEWGPGPVIEAEFEKTCDCDLQFSTGDLLPRLLLEGQRTKADVVIGLTSDLTAKARATDLFAPHGQNNADLTLPITWTDDTFLPFNYGHTAFIYNETLMDTPPASFDALLAMPDDVKLVIQDPRTSISGLALVLWVQAVYGERAEEVWGQLAPKILTVTKDWSSSYGMFTDGEADMVLSYTTSPAYHMFAEEDFTKKAAIFPEGHYFMVETVAKIADTDQPELADAFMAFVMSEAFQTQIPTANWSLPSALPRDQWPDGWSQLPLPEKVLFFDEAQAAAVQEQAIEAWRSALTQ, encoded by the coding sequence ATGAGACATCTTGCACTTGCTGCTACGACGACCCTGATTGCCACGGCTGCTGTTGCGGACACGCCTGTCCTGACGGTTTACGCCGGCGATTACTTCACGTCCGAGTGGGGCCCCGGCCCTGTGATCGAGGCGGAATTCGAGAAGACCTGCGACTGCGATTTGCAGTTTTCCACCGGCGATCTGCTGCCGCGCCTGCTGTTGGAAGGCCAGCGTACGAAGGCCGATGTGGTCATCGGGTTGACGTCCGATCTGACGGCCAAGGCGCGGGCGACGGACCTGTTTGCCCCCCACGGGCAGAACAACGCGGACCTGACGCTGCCCATAACGTGGACGGACGATACGTTCCTGCCGTTCAACTATGGCCACACGGCGTTCATCTACAACGAGACGCTGATGGACACGCCGCCCGCCAGTTTTGATGCGTTGCTGGCGATGCCCGACGATGTGAAGCTGGTCATTCAGGACCCGCGCACGTCGATTTCGGGACTGGCGCTGGTGCTGTGGGTGCAGGCGGTTTACGGCGAGCGCGCCGAAGAGGTTTGGGGCCAGCTCGCGCCGAAAATCCTGACCGTGACCAAGGACTGGTCATCGTCCTACGGCATGTTCACCGACGGTGAAGCCGACATGGTGCTGAGCTATACGACCTCGCCTGCCTATCACATGTTTGCCGAAGAGGATTTCACCAAGAAGGCCGCGATTTTCCCGGAAGGGCATTATTTCATGGTCGAGACGGTGGCCAAGATTGCCGATACCGATCAGCCCGAACTGGCCGATGCGTTCATGGCATTCGTGATGTCGGAAGCGTTCCAGACGCAGATTCCCACCGCAAACTGGTCGCTGCCTTCGGCGTTGCCGCGCGATCAGTGGCCCGACGGCTGGAGCCAGCTGCCACTGCCCGAAAAGGTGCTGTTCTTTGACGAAGCCCAGGCGGCGGCCGTTCAGGAACAGGCGATAGAAGCATGGCGCAGCGCGCTGACGCAGTAA
- a CDS encoding ATP-binding cassette domain-containing protein, whose product MLTFENAVIGQGSFEMRADLSIEPGRRYAVIGPSGAGKSTLLGAMAGFVDLRAGRLMWDGRDITAADPGARPMTMLFQDNNLFPHLTVMQNVGLGVRPDLRLDAAQTERVRDALRRVALHDHMEARPGNLSGGQQSRVALARVLVQARPYVLLDEPFAALGPALRNEMLDLVQALVAQTGAALVMVTHAPEDVRRIADEVIFVEGGVAQAPRPAAALMDNPPPELRAYLG is encoded by the coding sequence ATGCTGACGTTTGAAAACGCGGTGATCGGGCAGGGGTCGTTTGAAATGCGCGCTGATCTGTCGATTGAACCGGGCCGCAGATACGCTGTCATCGGACCCTCGGGGGCCGGAAAATCGACACTGCTGGGGGCGATGGCCGGGTTTGTCGATCTGCGGGCAGGGCGGCTGATGTGGGACGGGCGCGACATCACCGCCGCCGACCCCGGCGCACGGCCCATGACGATGCTGTTTCAGGACAACAACCTGTTTCCGCATCTGACGGTTATGCAGAATGTGGGCTTGGGTGTGCGACCCGATTTGCGGCTGGATGCAGCACAGACCGAGCGGGTACGGGATGCGCTGCGGCGTGTGGCGCTGCACGACCACATGGAGGCGCGGCCCGGCAACCTGTCGGGGGGGCAGCAAAGCCGCGTGGCCCTGGCCCGTGTTCTGGTGCAGGCGCGGCCCTATGTGCTGCTGGACGAGCCGTTCGCCGCACTTGGACCGGCGCTGCGCAACGAGATGCTGGATCTGGTGCAGGCGCTGGTTGCCCAAACGGGTGCGGCGCTGGTGATGGTGACCCACGCGCCCGAGGACGTGCGCCGCATCGCCGACGAAGTGATTTTTGTTGAGGGTGGCGTGGCGCAGGCCCCGCGACCGGCGGCGGCCCTGATGGACAATCCGCCGCCGGAATTGCGGGCCTATCTAGGCTAG
- a CDS encoding 6,7-dimethyl-8-ribityllumazine synthase: protein MTLTRYAFVKARWHADIVDRALDGFAELVPMDQIDVIDVPGAFEMPLKAQQLARTGRYGAIVCAAFVVDGGIYRHDFVAQAVVDGLMRVGLDTGVPVLSVSLTPHHFQETGHHTAIYRAHFVEKGREAARAALAVTTDAHALA from the coding sequence ATGACACTCACCCGTTACGCCTTTGTCAAAGCACGCTGGCATGCCGATATCGTCGACCGCGCGCTCGACGGTTTTGCCGAACTGGTGCCGATGGACCAGATCGACGTGATCGACGTGCCCGGCGCTTTCGAAATGCCGCTCAAGGCCCAGCAGCTTGCCAGAACCGGTCGCTACGGCGCCATCGTCTGCGCTGCCTTCGTGGTAGACGGCGGCATCTACCGCCATGATTTCGTGGCGCAAGCCGTGGTCGATGGCCTGATGCGCGTGGGCCTCGATACCGGTGTACCGGTCCTGTCGGTGTCGCTCACCCCGCACCACTTTCAGGAAACCGGGCATCACACGGCCATCTACCGCGCGCATTTCGTCGAAAAAGGGCGCGAAGCGGCCCGTGCAGCACTTGCCGTGACCACGGACGCCCATGCGCTAGCCTAG